One Meriones unguiculatus strain TT.TT164.6M chromosome 5, Bangor_MerUng_6.1, whole genome shotgun sequence DNA segment encodes these proteins:
- the LOC132654230 gene encoding vomeronasal type-1 receptor 44-like, with amino-acid sequence MNKASILHTNTNIKITLFSEMSVGISANSILFLFHLCMLIGAHRPKPIYFVIGFLSLTQLLMLLTMGLIAADMFMSQGRWDPTTCKSLFYLHRFLRGLSLCAACLLNVLWTIILSPRSCCLNKFKHKSPHHISCALFLCVLYMSFSSYLLVSNSAVSNSTSDNFMYVTQSCSLLPLSYSRQSTFSTLFVFREAFLISLMALSSGYMVALLCRHMKQAWHLHSTSLSPKASPEQRATWTILLLMSFFVFLCILETVILQTRMKFKDGLLFYFIHILVSHSYATVSPLVFICTEKHIIKIFRSVWDRKVNM; translated from the coding sequence atgaataaggccagcatactccacactaacacaaatattaaaatcaccttgttctctgaaatgagtgttgggatctcagccaacagcatcctttttctcttccatctctgcaTGCTCATTGGTGCACACAGGCCTAAGCCTATTTATTTCGTCATTGGTTTCTTGTCCCTGACCCAACTACTGATGCTGTTAACTATGGGACTCATAGCTGCAGACATGTTTATGTCTCAGGGGAGGTGGGACCCCACCACATGCAAATCCCTTTTCTATCTACACAGGTTCTTGAGGGGCCTCTCCCtttgtgctgcctgtctgctgaatgtcctctggaccatcatcctcagccctagAAGCTGCTGTTTAAACAAGTTTAAACATAAATCTCCCCATCACATCTCGTGTGCCCTTTTTCTTTGCGTTCTCTacatgtcttttagcagttacctcTTGGTATCAAATAGCGCCGTCTCCAATTCGACCTcagataattttatgtatgttactCAGTCTTGCTCACTTCTACCCCTGAGTTACTCGAGACAAAGCACATTTTCCACACTGTTTGtcttcagggaagcctttcttatcaGTCTCATGgccctctccagtgggtacatggtggctctcttgtgcaggcacatgaagcaggcctggcatcttcacagcaccagcctttctccaaaagcatctcCAGAGCAAAGGGCCACctggaccatcctgctgctcatgagcttctttgtgtttctctgcattttggagACTGTTATCTTGCAAACaagaatgaagttcaaagatgGCTTACTATTCTACTTTATTCATATTCTTGTGTCCCatagctatgccacagtcagtcctcttgtgtttatttgcactgaaaagcatataattaaaatttttaggtCAGTGTGGGACAGGAAAGTAAATATGTGA